AGCTCGCCTTTATGCAAAAAGATGTCCATTGCTTCCGTCCTCGATTCTGTCCATGCTACATAGAGCTGACTGGATGAAAACATCTGTATCTTGGAATATACGGGGTTCCGGAGTAGCTGTCTCGCCCGGGTCCTGCTCGAAAACGTTCTGCACTCCCGATGCTCTAGCTGGGAACTGAGTATATTGGAAAGTAGAGCAGCCCGGAAGCAACGCGATCTCGCCATCATTGATATTTTGGTTGGGATGGAGGTCCTTACCAGGCAGACTAGAGAGCATTCTGTCGCTGGAAGGTGGGATGTATCCATACGTAGGTTCTTTGAGTGATGGATGAGCCTGATACTGACTAGGGAGTTCATTCATTTGCCTTACTGGCTTACTCCACGACACGGTGATTTTTGAGCCCCTGATGCGGAATCCTTGTAGTTTGCGTAAAGCTGCTTCAGCGGCCACTCTGTCAACGTATTGGGCAACACCACATCGCTTATCGGGAAGCATCTTAGCGTAAACGACCTGTCCAAAGGGCTGTAACGATGCTCTCAGCTCTTTTTCGCTGACAGAAGGCGAGAGATCTTTCAGAAGAATTGTAGTATTGTTTGGATCTGTGAAGCAGTTGAGAGGGGGTATTTGCTGCGTGGGAAACATAAACTGTGAAGCGCTAATGGCATTGACCTTGGAAGACTTTGTGTTTGATAGCGTTCCGGTTAGTTTTCTCGACTTATTATCCGTCATAAGTCCACCTCGATTTCTTTGTGTTTGATGGCCAGCACTGCCAATCCTTATAGCTCTGCCCTTCACAAATGTCCCGGCCATTTCTTGCAGAGCCCGCTGCTGATCTTCACGGTTACCAAACTTGACAAATGCATAACCCTTTGAAACGCCTGTGACTGGATCATAGACCACTTTAACATGCGACGTTGAAGCATATCTTGCGATAAAGACTTCAAAAAGATCAGCTTCAGTAACATTAGGTGCCAGATCACCAACAAAGACTGATATCTCGCCAGACTCTTGGCTATTACTGtacgaagaagatgaccAGTTCAATCTTaatgtcttcgaaggaTGACCGGGAATCTGTGCcccatttttcaaaagtGCATTCGACGCATGTTCCTGAGATGGAAATTGGATGAAGCAGAATCCCATATTAGTTCTGGATCCATTCCGATTGTTCCACATCATCTTAATGTCTATGTTACCTTCTcccaagctcttccaaaTTTCTCTTATGGCGGTTTCATCCCAACTTGGATCCAAATCTCCCATGAAGAGCTGAGTATTTCTGCTGTGGTTAAGAGCCTGTCTTTGATCGCCCTTGTTAGCACCCATCCTCATAGCATTGAATCGGTGATTCTGACCAGTAAAAGTCGCGTTGCTTTGGGGATAGTACCCACCAGAGCCATCACTCCTATGTGACATCGACCACCAACCTGCTTGACAGCTCGTTAGTAGTggaatcaagaaatcttTCTGCTTAATGATCGATAAGAACTATGTAGATCCTAATCAAAACCGAAGCCGCAAGGcttcaccaacttcaattgaagaaaaaacagATATAGACCATTGCACGCTAACCAGTCCATATTTTGCACGGTGTTTACTATGCCTTGCTCCAATGGATTGCGCTGATTATTTAGTATTTATCTTGCGCTATGTATAATGTTTCCGGCTTTCTTTGATCATTGTTGAGAAATGCTGTTAGTTTTACATTTCTTTAAAAGTTGCTTCCAGTAGCTGATTTAATGTGTTAGCCCACTTACCAGGCTCACCACCATCTTTGATGAGTGAATCGCAATGCTTCCTCATGTCCTCCAGAAACTGTTCCTTTACAATTGTCTGGCGAGCTCTGACATCCTGACTCGAAAACCCTGATATTGCAGAATCGGCGTTAGACTGCTCTTGCTTGTTCTGCAGCTGTCTTGTGAACAGTTTCAGGTGCTCATAGGGTTGCGGGCATTCGGGAATGAGATATTGGTTTGGCTGAATGTTTGACATTTCAGCGCCGCCCTCTAGGTCCTGGTCTACCGCTTCCTCAGTGCAACCGTGCTTTATCAGTTCACTTAACGCCTCTAAATGAGCGGCAATCTGCCTCGAGTCCCGCTTGCTGTCGTGAACAACGTTAGCACTTTGATTCTTAGTCGACCGAGACCATCCTAGGATGCTGAATGAGCCCAAGAGCATCTTGGTAAAAGACTGACTGCACACCTCAGGGCCGCAGAACCTCAGCAAAACTTTCAGAAACTTGGTCGAGTCCGTCTGGATCGAAGGCATAATGTGGGTCATTGCCATGTTCAGGTACAAGAT
The sequence above is drawn from the Torulaspora globosa chromosome 5, complete sequence genome and encodes:
- the NAM8 gene encoding Nam8p (ancestral locus Anc_5.382) — translated: MSHRSDGSGGYYPQSNATFTGQNHRFNAMRMGANKGDQRQALNHSRNTQLFMGDLDPSWDETAIREIWKSLGEGNIDIKMMWNNRNGSRTNMGFCFIQFPSQEHASNALLKNGAQIPGHPSKTLRLNWSSSSYSNSQESGEISVFVGDLAPNVTEADLFEVFIARYASTSHVKVVYDPVTGVSKGYAFVKFGNREDQQRALQEMAGTFVKGRAIRIGSAGHQTQRNRGGLMTDNKSRKLTGTLSNTKSSKVNAISASQFMFPTQQIPPLNCFTDPNNTTILLKDLSPSVSEKELRASLQPFGQVVYAKMLPDKRCGVAQYVDRVAAEAALRKLQGFRIRGSKITVSWSKPVRQMNELPSQYQAHPSLKEPTYGYIPPSSDRMLSSLPGKDLHPNQNINDGEIALLPGCSTFQYTQFPARASGVQNVFEQDPGETATPEPRIFQDTDVFIQSALCSMDRIEDGSNGHLFA
- the IPI1 gene encoding Ipi1p (ancestral locus Anc_5.381), whose product is MSKSKKQKLKVKDFQKKKLKVGKAKPKPSNVTDTSFVSKTISIRSQHLAHDDDLSKRLPLLKHHNSTVRRETLQTFHKMIPKIINTRLMTPLLNQSIPLICDDSRQIRTSLMELIEEIGVRDSQVLKLHCKVFILYLNMAMTHIMPSIQTDSTKFLKVLLRFCGPEVCSQSFTKMLLGSFSILGWSRSTKNQSANVVHDSKRDSRQIAAHLEALSELIKHGCTEEAVDQDLEGGAEMSNIQPNQYLIPECPQPYEHLKLFTRQLQNKQEQSNADSAISGFSSQDVRARQTIVKEQFLEDMRKHCDSLIKDGGEPGKWANTLNQLLEATFKEM